The following are encoded in a window of Brettanomyces bruxellensis chromosome 9, complete sequence genomic DNA:
- a CDS encoding uncharacterized protein (BUSCO:EOG0926388H), whose translation MAEQIAQEAHYAATVLKTLSNEERSQALEEIRLGLINAKKEILVANERDLEAARASQTSAALIKRLDLSKNDKFDSMCDGIKEVADLEDPLNKVTLARELDEGLDLYRITCPVGVLLVIFESRPEVIANITALAIKSGNAAILKGGRESLGTFKAMANVINKVLKEKTKVPGDAIKLIATHSEVSDLLKQDQYIDLVIPRGSNKLVRAIKDQTKIPVLGHASGICSIYVDEFADPAKASRVVVDAKTNYPAGCNAVETLLVNEKILGAKIYEDLLKALVSAGVTLHMTAQLLDSVPGNLKSTYPDKFVAAKDSDFRGEFLSLDLAVKAVTDVSEAVKHINTHSSKHTDAIITENEPHAQVFLNGVDSSGVYWNCSTRFADGFRYGFGTEVGISTNKIHARGPVGLEGLVCYYYQLRGHGQIVGDYVGGGGHRKFTHRELDPKKVKLD comes from the coding sequence ATGGCAGAGCAAATTGCACAAGAGGCACACTATGCAGCAACGGTTCTCAAAACGTTGAGTAACGAGGAAAGATCACAGGCATTGGAGGAGATTCGTCTTGGGCTGATAAAtgcaaagaaggagataTTAGTGGCAAATGAGAGGGACCTAGAAGCAGCAAGAGCATCGCAAACCAGTGCGGCATTGATTAAGAGACTCGATCTCTCAAAAAACGATAAATTCGACTCGATGTGCGACGGAATAAAAGAGGTTGCAGACCTCGAAGATCCACTTAACAAAGTTACGTTAGCCAGGGAGTTGGATGAGGGTTTAGACTTGTATCGGATCACGTGTCCGGTTGGTGTGCTACTTGTGATCTTTGAGAGCAGGCCAGAGGTGATCGCAAACATCACGGCATTGGCAATTAAGTCGGGAAATGCCGCAATTCTTAAGGGAGGAAGAGAGTCACTTGGAACTTTTAAAGCTATGGCCAATGTCATCAACAAGGTGCTCAAAGAGAAGACCAAGGTTCCCGGGGATGCCATAAAGCTTATTGCAACGCACAGCGAGGTTTCCGACTTGCTCAAGCAGGACCAGTACATTGATCTCGTTATTCCTAGAGGTTCCAATAAGCTTGTGCGTGCAATTAAAGACCAAACCAAGATTCCTGTCTTGGGACATGCCTCAGGTATCTGTTCCATTTATGTAGACGAGTTTGCAGACCCTGCCAAGGCTTCCcgtgttgttgttgatgccAAAACCAACTATCCTGCCGGTTGCAACGCAGTCGAGACTCTTCTTGTCAATGAAAAGATTCTTGGCGCTAAAATATATGAGGACTTGCTCAAGGCGCTTGTTTCAGCAGGCGTTACGCTCCACATGACGGCACAACTCCTCGATTCTGTTCCTGGAAACTTGAAATCGACATACCCTGACAAATTTGTTGCTGCCAAAGACTCAGATTTCCGTGGAGAGTTTCTTTCACTCGATCTTGCAGTCAAGGCGGTTACTGACGTCAGCGAGGCTGTTAAACACATTAATACACACTCTTCAAAGCACACGGATGCTATTATTACGGAGAACGAACCCCATGCACAGGTTTTCCTGAATGGTGTTGACTCTTCGGGTGTTTATTGGAATTGTTCGACTCGTTTTGCTGACGGTTTCCGGTACGGATTTGGCACAGAAGTCGGAATATCCACCAATAAGATCCACGCAAGGGGTCCTGTTGGTTTGGAGGGCCTAGTCTGCTATTATTACCAGTTGCGGGGTCACGGTCAGATCGTTGGAGATTATGTTGGCGGAGGTGGTCATAGAAAGTTTACACATAGAGAGTTGGATCcgaagaaggtgaagctAGATTGA